The DNA segment AACCCTTTGAAGCTCTGTAACTCGCTGAGCATCCATCTTAACCCCCAACTTCTCGATTTTCTCCACGACCTCTCTACTAATCCCCACATCCGGCCTAGGAAGAGTAGCTAAGAAGTAGCACCTATCGAGAATAGCGAGGGCCTCTGGCCCATACTGCTTCTTAACCTCAGCCTCCTCAACTATGACTGGGTTTACGACTTCGTCAAAGCCTAGCCTTAAGAAGGCCTCTCTAAACCTCTGAATTACCTCCATTACCGGGTGTGGCTTACCAACCCCATAGCTCAGCTTGACCCTAGTCCTCATTCCCTCAAGCAGCCTCCCCCCCTCTAGCCAAGCCCTAACAAAGCCCTCCTCAGCCTTAGCGACCAGCTCCTCGACTCTCCACGCAGTCAACGACGCCACCTGTTACAGCCAGCTTTAGTAAGACCTAGACCTAATTCAACTTTCAACAGCCATTAAGCGGACATTCCTCAGCCAGCTTTGCGAGGGTATTGGGGCCTTCGCATAATGCTCCCTTCTTAACTAACAGCGGCGCGAAGATAAAGGCCCCTGTGTTTAAGAACCTTAAGCTTAAGGGTAGCGGGCCCGGCGGGATTTGAACCCGCGGCCACTCCCCGAGGCCTAGGCCCCTACGGGTTAAAAGCCCGCTGCTCTACCATGCTGAGCTACGGGCCCCTTCACAATAGGCTAGGGAGACCCTTAAAGTTTAGGGTAAGCTAGCGCAGGATGTAAGGTAAGCTTTAAGCAAGCTGGCCAGTTGACATTAGGAGGAGCGGGGGTGGCCGAGCTAGGTCAAAGGCGCGAGGTTCAGGACCTCGTCCCGTAGGGGTGCGTGGGTTCAAATCCCACCCCCCGCACTGGTTTAATAGGTTTCAAACACCGACGCTAACCTATCGCCGTGCAACATAAGAAGCGATTATTACCACCTCTTTACAAAGTCGTTGGTATTAACTCAGTTTTTATGAGGCTCAAGTTAACTTTTAGCGCAGCTCTTGTCTAAGCTACAACCTAACTCACCATTAAGCGGTGACTAGTTTTTCTTAAGAAGACGCAGGATAAAGGGGACAAGGATAGTTCTAGTTCTTAATCTAATGTCATCTAAGTGTAATATGCTTGTGCGAGCCGTTGCTAGATGAAGAGCTACGTGAAAAGTTTTTTAGTTCAGTGGGAGCACTATTCATGGCCCCGGTCGCCTAGCGTGGTTAGGGCGCCGCCTTGGTAAGGCGGTTGTCGCGGGTTCAAGTCCCGCCCGGGGCTTCAGTCAACGTAACCTAATGGATAATCATCCACTCGTGCGAAGTACTTAAGTTAATACCTAAATTAATACCTAAATGGAGACGAGCATTCAGAAGTCCTCATGGGGTTTGTAGATCAGGCGCGATAGCGCTGTATTTTTCAGATGACGAGCAAGGATTTTAGTTTGCACGCCATGCAACTGCTAGAAAGCTACCTGTTGGCAAAGCTTGGAATTAAGCTACCGTAAGAGTTTAGAACATATACAGTGCATAGAGCGTTGTAAGAGCTGACACGGCTAGTAAATCATTACAACGAGCCCCAGGCGCTTCATGGATCCCGCTTCTACTTGCGGCTCGCTTTTGGGGCGTTAGTATTGTTACAGCGTCAGCTAGGACCGCTTTATGACCGCACTTAGCATTAATAGCCCCTCGCCCTAGTACAGTGGGGTTGAAGTTGAACAAGCTAGAGTTGGAAGAAGCTAAACGCAGGGTTGCTTTAGAAGCAGTTAAGCTTGTTAAGGATGGCATGGTGGTTGGCTTAGGGACAGGCTCTACAGCCGCCTACTTCATTGAGGCTTTAGGCGAGAGGGTTAAGGGGGGTTTAAAGATCATAGGAGTTCCTACTTCGTACCAAGCCTACTTTAAAGCCTTAGAAAGCGGAGTCCCTGTCATAAACTTAGACGAAGTGGAGGAAGTGGACTTAGCTGTGGATGGAGCCGATGAAGTGGACTTAGCGCTAAACCTACTGAAGGGAGGGGGGGCTGCGTTAACGAGGGAGAAGGTAGTGGCTTCTATGGCTAAGGCCTTCGTAGTCATCGTCGATGAGACGAAGGTGGTACGTAGGCTTGGAGAGACTAGGCCGGTCGCTATTGAAGTTCTTCCCTTTGCACATAGGTACGTGTCTAAGAAGCTAAAAGAGCTTGGGGGGGAGCCTAAGCTAAGGATGGCTGGGGGATCTAAGGATGGCCCAGTGGTAACTGACAATGGTAACTTCATCGTTGACGCCAAGTTCCCACCTATAGACAGGCCAGCTGAGCTAGAAGAGGAGGTTAAGCGTATCTCAGGCGTCATCGAAGTAGGCATCTTCACCAGGCTGGCTAAGAAGGTATTAATAGGGGGGTTGAAAGGAGTAGAGGTCCTAGAGAGAAGGTAACAAGGTTATCTTGCTAAAGGTCTCGAAGCTTTAGCTTAGTAAGCCGACGTACGTGGTCTTAGTTAAGTTTAGGTTTAAGCATTTAGAAGTTTACATTAAACCCTTGTACCTTTTTTACCCCCTTCTTTAGAGCTGCCTCTAGGGGGTGTAGGCTTGACGAATCGATCCTGTAAGACTTGCTACATGGCTAAGAAAAGTAGGCCTAATGGGACGTACTTATGCGAGTACTATGGTCTATGGGTTAAGGAAGTAGAAGGTTGCATGATATATACTCCAAAGGCCTAAGAGGCCCGTGAGCAATGAAGCACCGGTTCAAAGGTCCATGGAGGGATGCCCATAGAACGCGCCTTCTTAATGGACTATAAAAGCCTACTTTAGAAACACTTCTGCTTAGCGTACCATGCTTTGTCCATCAGCACCTACTAGAGCTCTGTGGGGACACGCTTGCTGAAATTTGTAACCTTTCAATAGGTCGCTGAAGCTAAGAAGAGCCTTCCCTAGGCCCCTTGGTGAGCGATCTTAATACCCTCTAAACTGACAAAACTTCCCCATAGTATCTACTTCAGTATCTCCTTCTGAGTTTAAGCCTACCCTATTTCTTGACGACGTGCATGACCGCGGCCGGCACGTCTCCTTAGTGGGAGGATCTTAGAGCCATCCTAGATGAAATTAAGTCTATTAGGACCTTTTAATCGCCCTCAATATTACATGGACCCTATTCTCACGTCATAGTGCGTCAGTATGAGCAGCTTATACCTTGGTCCTCCGTTGCCAGTTTGAGGTTAGGAGGCTTGAGCGAGGACCATTTTAAACGAAGACTTCTTAAAGCTATAAAGATAGGGGCGGCGGGAAGATTAAGGGAGGTCTTCAACAATTAGATTAAAGACCCCAGGGGCTTGCGGCTATCACTACCAAGGTTCTCTAGTAACTAGCGGCCGAGCTTTAAGATGAGAGGAGGCTAGCTGGAGAGGCAGATAGCTACTTCAAGGATCATCAGAGGTTCTTGGAGACGGCTCCCGGGGACGAAGTGGTATGGAAGTTAAGGTAGGTCCTTACTAAGCCGAGAATTAGCCCGGTGAGGTTTGCGAGTATTCCTGCTTGCGAGGACAGAGGGACTAACTGAGAAAATAGACTTGGAAGGGCGCTTGGGGGAAGGAACTCATATTACGTTGAATGGAAAGAATTGCTCTCAGCGAAGTTGAGGCATATACGTCGCTCATTACGTAGGATGAAGTTACATGGATGGTTAAGAAGATTATTAATGGTCTGGAAAATAGGTGTGACCATAGGCTACGATAGGGACGTTGATGGTATTATTGAAGTGAAAAGAGTTGAGCCGTAGGTACTGCCCTTTAGACGAGCATTTCCTCACTTTCTCAACTCTCCTCCCATTAACTTCCACCAGGATCCTTGAGGTCTCCGGTGGCAGCGACGTCTTCTTGCTACAAGTACCTACTCGGTATATTGGATAGGCTTCCTAACTGCCATTTATAGCCTGAGCTTACTCCGCTCTTCACGCCTCCACCCATTAATATAAGTCATACGTGCTCAACATCTTACTTACATTAACTGGGTTTAATGTAGTATACCTGAAGATTTTACAAAGGTTGGTTAGCATACTTCTGCACCTGCGCTGGGAAAGCCTGAGACGCTTAGATCTTAGTAGGCCTTAGTAGCGCATCGCTATATGGTGATTCACTAAGCCCAACAGCCTCAAGCTCTCGGCAACATCGCGGATATCGCCTTCACGCTAAGATCAATATCTGGAAGCAAAGGAAGAGAGACTGACATAGCACCGGGGCTAGAAGTATTGGTATTGGTGCCGGGGGCGGGATTCGAACCCGCGGTGACCAGATACCCCATCCGGCGCCGGCCTCTATAGCCTAAATTATGAGTCTGGCGCCCTAGGCCAGCTAGGCGACCCCGGCTCACTGCTTAACGTCTCAGAGCTGTGTTTAAATTTTCATTAACGCCGGCTGCTTGCACCACGATCCTCTGCGATTAACAAGAACCCACGTGACTGCTTTACTTGCACGACAGTCTTCATGGAACATCGGCCGAGCCCCATCGAGCTCAGCCTTGACTAAAGCACAATTACCCCCACTCCGCTGTTAAGTGAGGTCTCAGCAATGAAGTTGACTTCAAAATCTTTACATCCCAGTCGAGATGATAAAGCCCCTCAACTAAAGCTGCTCAGTTTTTGCAGCGAGACTAAAAATAAGTCTCTATGAATGACGCGCAGTCGTCCTCTATGTAAATTTAGGCTAAGCTAGGGAAAGCTTTAAAGTTTAGGCATGTAAGCCAGCGTGAAGCCCCGGTAGTATAGTCCGGTTAAGTATACCGGCCTCTCGAGCCGGAGACCCGGGTTCAAATCCCGGCCGGGGCACTTTTACCATGCTTCTAGTTCTTAAGCAGAGGGTCTACTTTAACCATGAGGGCTTATGGGGGGAGCTTACGATCGAGGACCTTACTTAAGGAGGCGTTGAGAGGCTATGTTTTAACATTAAAACAGCCACTATACGGTGGCAAAGCGCTCGTGAGTTACAAGGAGCTAATGGGTTAGCTTGCCTGCCCCCTTAACTTAACTACTACCTCAGCCCCGGCAGTGTTAATTAGCGCCTCGCCCTCCTCTACACCGATTTGCTTGAGCGCCTCCTCGATTGATGTAGCGTGGCTAAAGCCTAGCCTCTCGACTTCTTCTTTAGAGGCCCCGGGGCTTACTACTATGAGCTGTCTCTCCCCTAAAACCTCCCTCAGCTTAAGGTATACAAGGCCAAATACGAGGTCAGGCAGCTCGTCAATCAGCCCCTCCAGCTCATCTAGGCTTCTTAAAGCAAGTCCATAGCGATTAGCGATTTCAAGCTTCTCCCTAGGCACTCCTTCTCGAGCAGGGGTCACTAAGATGATGAAGCCATTAGGCTCTACTGCACTAGCCACTGCGAACACGGCCTTCCAAGACTGGTAGAGGTTTACTTCAAATGGATGGCTAGAAGTTATAGCGACATCCACGGGCTGTTCAATGATGTATAGGTTGTTCTTAACGAATATGGAGGCGCCTACTCTATGAGCTTCTAGAGCTTCCCCAGCCACTGCTTCAATGTAGCCCCCGCCTAGCGATGGCACTAGGTTTACGACGTAAGTGGGGAGCTTTGAAGCCACGTAGGCCTCATCCTGATAGACCGGGTTGTTGTCGATAGAGGCCAGCGTGGCTCCAGGCCTCCTAAGCAACCTATGATTTGACCTAATCGTCTCTTCACCAGCCACTCCGGGCAGGAGGATCTTAGGCCCTCCGGAGAAGCCGGCGAAGGGGTGCGGGGTTATGGTTCCTATTGCCACTCTTAAGTCTGCTTCAGCCACGAGGCGGTTGATGTATACGTCAGTTCCATTGCTAGTCCTGCCGAGATAAGCTAAGTTTTCTCTGGGGTTGTGAAGAACCACCTTCTCAATGAGCTTCCTGCCTAGCTTAGCCTCAAGCCCCCTGCGACTTGGAGGAGGGTGGAGGCCTAGTGCCATAACCACGTTCAGTTCTCCAAT comes from the Candidatus Nezhaarchaeota archaeon genome and includes:
- the rpiA gene encoding ribose-5-phosphate isomerase RpiA, producing the protein MNKLELEEAKRRVALEAVKLVKDGMVVGLGTGSTAAYFIEALGERVKGGLKIIGVPTSYQAYFKALESGVPVINLDEVEEVDLAVDGADEVDLALNLLKGGGAALTREKVVASMAKAFVVIVDETKVVRRLGETRPVAIEVLPFAHRYVSKKLKELGGEPKLRMAGGSKDGPVVTDNGNFIVDAKFPPIDRPAELEEEVKRISGVIEVGIFTRLAKKVLIGGLKGVEVLERR
- the larA gene encoding nickel-dependent lactate racemase; protein product: MAYRLRYGDGFLGFNLPRRLKPSLVIAQERRPGVSARKAVAKALTSPVDGVELRSLVRPSAKAVLIVDDTTRPTPVADVADLVLEQLRGIGELNVVMALGLHPPPSRRGLEAKLGRKLIEKVVLHNPRENLAYLGRTSNGTDVYINRLVAEADLRVAIGTITPHPFAGFSGGPKILLPGVAGEETIRSNHRLLRRPGATLASIDNNPVYQDEAYVASKLPTYVVNLVPSLGGGYIEAVAGEALEAHRVGASIFVKNNLYIIEQPVDVAITSSHPFEVNLYQSWKAVFAVASAVEPNGFIILVTPAREGVPREKLEIANRYGLALRSLDELEGLIDELPDLVFGLVYLKLREVLGERQLIVVSPGASKEEVERLGFSHATSIEEALKQIGVEEGEALINTAGAEVVVKLRGQAS